A single genomic interval of Arthrobacter globiformis harbors:
- the galE gene encoding UDP-glucose 4-epimerase GalE produces the protein MKVLVTGGAGYIGSHTALCLLEDGHDIVVLDNLMNSNIEAVRRVEELSGKKVEFREADLLDAESVDQVFAEGGFDAVIHFAGLKAVGESVAKPLWYYKNNVVGTLNLLESMDKAGVRRLVFSSSATVYGASEHVPLIEKSPLDATNPYGRTKEQIEDILSDLSDADARWSIALLRYFNPVGAHESGRIGEDPHGIPNNLLPFVAQVAVGRREKVMVFGNDYPTPDGTGIRDYIHVMDLAAGHLAALNYLQTKTGSFRWNLGTGRGSSVLEVIDAFGAAAGHPVPFEFAPRRPGDAAVSYADASAALADLGWSAHRDLAQMCADHWRWQSANPYGYAGEVQPASAT, from the coding sequence ATGAAGGTTTTGGTCACCGGCGGCGCCGGCTACATCGGATCACACACGGCTCTGTGCCTGCTCGAGGACGGACACGACATTGTCGTGCTGGACAACCTCATGAACTCGAACATCGAGGCAGTTCGCCGCGTCGAGGAGCTCAGCGGCAAGAAGGTGGAGTTCCGCGAGGCCGACCTCCTTGACGCTGAGTCTGTCGACCAGGTGTTCGCGGAGGGCGGATTCGACGCCGTCATCCACTTCGCCGGCCTGAAGGCCGTCGGAGAGTCCGTGGCGAAGCCGCTCTGGTACTACAAGAACAACGTTGTGGGTACGCTCAACCTGCTCGAGAGCATGGATAAGGCGGGCGTCCGGCGGCTGGTCTTCAGTTCGTCGGCCACCGTTTACGGTGCCTCGGAGCACGTTCCCCTGATTGAGAAGTCTCCGCTGGACGCGACGAATCCCTACGGCAGGACGAAAGAGCAGATTGAGGACATCCTGTCCGACCTGAGCGACGCCGACGCGCGGTGGAGCATCGCACTGCTGCGCTACTTCAATCCCGTGGGTGCGCACGAATCGGGGCGCATCGGCGAAGACCCGCACGGCATCCCCAACAACCTTCTGCCCTTCGTTGCGCAGGTTGCGGTGGGACGGCGCGAGAAAGTCATGGTGTTCGGCAACGATTACCCCACGCCAGACGGGACGGGGATCCGGGACTACATCCATGTCATGGACCTCGCAGCCGGCCACTTGGCAGCGTTGAACTACCTGCAGACCAAAACCGGTTCGTTCCGCTGGAACCTTGGGACCGGCCGGGGTTCGTCCGTTCTGGAGGTCATCGACGCGTTCGGTGCTGCTGCAGGGCATCCGGTGCCCTTTGAATTCGCGCCCCGGCGGCCGGGGGATGCGGCCGTCAGCTACGCAGATGCCTCCGCAGCATTGGCAGATTTGGGCTGGTCCGCGCACCGTGACTTGGCGCAGATGTGCGCCGACCACTGGCGCTGGCAGAGCGCAAATCCCTACGGCTACGCCGGTGAAGTTCAACCTGCATCGGCGACGTAG
- a CDS encoding GH25 family lysozyme, whose translation MGQGTKLAVQSRLDAAAEATWVPSFGVKGQDVSSHQTGLNWQQQWNMGSRFAYVKATEGNYYVSDSFSSQYLGARNVGMIRGAYHFAIPNASSGADQARFFVANGGGWTGDGYTMPPVLDFEFNPYAGMTINGFYHGNTCYDKTPQQLASWVRDFGNTMRSLTGRLPVIYTNTGWWKQCTGDALGFGDYPLWVANYPTAPSNDAGPVPSSWNQYSIWQFSPSGPFAGDSNVWNGSYAQLQAFARNGLTSAGAIERKWVALGGASGSLGAAISQSDICNLVGGGCYRSYAAGNIYWTSATGAHAVTGSYWKAWGAVGWQSAIGYPTGDVTCPYGSPASSTCHQTFQGGIVYATPGVGTFAVANKYMSGWKAAGWQQGIGYPTAAASCGLYGGGCYQPFQKGNIYFTASTGAHAVTGSYWNAWKEAGWQQGLGYPTGPTACGLYGGGCYQPFQKANVYFSSTTGAHAVFGAYFTSWKWAGWQAGVGYPTGPVKCGLYGGGCYQPFERATSYYTAATGANMVGEPYWSAWGAAGWQPRLGYPLGVAVKWNGYREVPFQGGSITYSANGVTVRTK comes from the coding sequence ATGGGCCAAGGCACTAAACTTGCCGTCCAGTCGCGATTGGATGCTGCGGCAGAAGCCACATGGGTGCCGTCTTTCGGCGTCAAGGGCCAAGATGTCAGCAGCCATCAAACAGGCCTGAACTGGCAACAGCAATGGAACATGGGGTCGCGCTTTGCGTACGTAAAAGCCACCGAGGGAAACTACTACGTCAGCGACAGCTTCTCTTCGCAGTATCTGGGCGCCCGCAACGTGGGCATGATCCGGGGCGCCTATCACTTCGCTATCCCCAACGCCTCTTCTGGCGCAGATCAGGCCCGCTTCTTTGTAGCAAACGGTGGAGGCTGGACGGGTGACGGGTACACCATGCCCCCAGTGCTGGACTTCGAATTCAATCCCTACGCTGGCATGACGATCAACGGCTTCTACCATGGAAACACCTGCTATGACAAAACGCCGCAGCAGCTGGCTTCGTGGGTCCGGGACTTTGGCAACACCATGCGGTCGTTGACCGGCCGGCTGCCCGTCATCTACACGAACACAGGCTGGTGGAAGCAGTGCACCGGCGATGCCCTTGGTTTCGGCGACTACCCCTTGTGGGTCGCCAATTATCCCACCGCTCCATCCAACGATGCCGGGCCCGTCCCGTCCAGCTGGAATCAGTACAGCATCTGGCAATTTAGCCCGAGCGGGCCGTTCGCGGGCGACTCGAATGTGTGGAACGGCAGCTACGCACAGCTGCAGGCCTTTGCGAGGAACGGTTTGACTTCCGCCGGCGCCATCGAGCGAAAGTGGGTGGCCCTGGGCGGAGCCTCAGGGAGCCTGGGGGCGGCAATCTCCCAGTCCGACATCTGCAACCTGGTTGGCGGCGGGTGCTACAGGTCATATGCGGCCGGCAATATCTACTGGACCAGCGCAACTGGTGCACATGCTGTGACGGGCAGCTATTGGAAGGCCTGGGGCGCGGTCGGCTGGCAAAGCGCAATCGGCTATCCGACAGGCGACGTCACCTGCCCCTACGGGTCGCCAGCCTCCTCAACTTGCCACCAGACATTCCAGGGCGGCATCGTCTATGCCACTCCCGGTGTGGGTACGTTTGCCGTGGCCAACAAGTACATGTCCGGGTGGAAGGCTGCCGGCTGGCAGCAAGGAATCGGATATCCCACTGCTGCAGCCTCCTGTGGCCTGTATGGCGGCGGCTGCTATCAGCCGTTTCAGAAGGGAAACATCTACTTCACTGCCTCTACCGGTGCGCACGCCGTGACGGGATCGTACTGGAATGCGTGGAAGGAAGCAGGCTGGCAGCAGGGGCTCGGCTATCCTACTGGTCCCACCGCTTGTGGGCTTTACGGCGGGGGTTGCTACCAGCCCTTCCAAAAGGCCAACGTCTATTTCTCCTCGACTACAGGCGCCCATGCCGTTTTCGGGGCCTACTTCACTTCATGGAAGTGGGCTGGCTGGCAGGCAGGCGTCGGATACCCGACCGGACCTGTGAAATGTGGGCTCTACGGCGGAGGTTGCTATCAGCCATTCGAGCGGGCTACCAGCTACTACACTGCCGCAACCGGAGCGAACATGGTCGGTGAGCCCTATTGGTCGGCATGGGGTGCTGCTGGCTGGCAACCCCGTTTGGGTTACCCCCTGGGAGTGGCAGTCAAGTGGAACGGATACCGGGAGGTGCCTTTCCAAGGCGGATCCATCACCTACAGTGCCAATGGGGTCACCGTGCGCACCAAGTGA
- a CDS encoding lipopolysaccharide biosynthesis protein: protein MSSTGRADVAESGNSSAVDRTGRNSVLYLAGALMQGLGVFLVQPFALRVLDSDAEWQELFLSVSVIQIGVVLGAAGLPLAITKAWFDHNGAAKARSISGFLSLLGVAVGAAVAAAYWWMAGGGDGVLSFTVALLTMGVLATVLAAQALLRAQGRPVAFVLLSLGSSVAAYGVGLLAMLLVSATASVFMVGFGTAVCLTAVAALFIAPPSLPFAVPGAAKEALLIGLPVLPHTGSMMLLTQGAAFLLAAVAAEGVSGDYGKVQIFVLGTVTLLGALNNAWVPAIMSAKPEERPERIRSVMKTASLAGLALVIVASGGANVVTHIMAVGREDLIPVAQIMPLIALGYLLYLNASSLLFADKRTWILAVVTPSVLGISAVAALVPASAGNLVLMAATSAGSFFLLGIVYFLIARRQAPGGWPLRTYGLCCFAAVAYVAGLLMLPRDIGSGVITAVAVAVAAAGGLVLWRLRKAKPTPSASL, encoded by the coding sequence GTGAGTAGCACCGGTCGGGCAGACGTTGCCGAGTCCGGGAATAGCAGCGCCGTGGACAGGACCGGTAGGAACTCCGTTCTGTATCTGGCTGGCGCGCTCATGCAGGGCTTGGGAGTTTTCCTGGTACAGCCGTTTGCTCTCCGCGTGCTGGACAGCGATGCCGAGTGGCAGGAACTGTTCCTGTCCGTATCGGTTATCCAGATCGGTGTGGTTCTTGGCGCCGCGGGGCTGCCGCTGGCAATTACCAAGGCATGGTTCGACCACAACGGGGCAGCCAAAGCGCGCTCTATCAGCGGCTTTCTCAGCCTGCTCGGCGTTGCAGTCGGAGCTGCCGTGGCAGCGGCATACTGGTGGATGGCTGGCGGTGGCGATGGAGTGCTCAGCTTCACGGTGGCGCTACTGACGATGGGCGTGCTCGCCACCGTGCTGGCTGCCCAGGCACTGCTTCGCGCTCAAGGGCGGCCTGTCGCGTTCGTGCTGCTCAGCCTCGGGTCATCGGTGGCCGCCTATGGCGTGGGACTGCTCGCAATGCTACTGGTGAGCGCCACCGCCAGCGTTTTCATGGTGGGCTTCGGGACCGCGGTCTGCCTCACGGCAGTCGCGGCCCTCTTCATCGCGCCGCCGTCGCTGCCTTTCGCCGTACCGGGTGCCGCAAAGGAGGCGCTGCTCATCGGCCTGCCCGTCCTGCCCCACACCGGATCGATGATGCTCCTGACACAGGGAGCAGCTTTTCTGCTGGCGGCTGTGGCAGCGGAGGGCGTCTCCGGCGACTACGGCAAGGTCCAGATTTTTGTCCTGGGTACTGTCACTTTGCTGGGCGCCCTGAATAATGCCTGGGTGCCGGCAATCATGTCTGCGAAGCCGGAGGAGCGGCCGGAGCGGATTCGCTCGGTCATGAAGACAGCGAGTCTCGCTGGGCTCGCGTTGGTGATAGTGGCAAGCGGCGGAGCGAATGTGGTCACCCACATCATGGCTGTCGGCCGGGAGGACCTCATCCCTGTTGCCCAGATAATGCCGCTCATCGCCCTCGGCTACCTGTTGTATTTGAACGCTTCTTCGCTGCTCTTTGCCGATAAGCGGACGTGGATTCTGGCGGTGGTGACGCCCTCCGTGCTGGGAATCTCAGCCGTGGCAGCGCTAGTCCCGGCATCCGCCGGGAATCTGGTGCTGATGGCGGCAACGTCCGCAGGATCGTTCTTCCTCCTCGGCATCGTGTATTTTCTGATAGCACGACGGCAGGCGCCGGGTGGGTGGCCGCTACGCACCTATGGGCTCTGCTGTTTCGCCGCAGTAGCGTATGTAGCCGGGCTCCTGATGCTCCCGCGCGACATCGGTTCGGGAGTTATTACTGCCGTCGCCGTGGCTGTTGCGGCGGCTGGCGGACTGGTACTGTGGCGCCTGCGCAAGGCAAAGCCGACGCCCAGCGCTTCGCTCTGA
- a CDS encoding aminotransferase class I/II-fold pyridoxal phosphate-dependent enzyme, whose protein sequence is MTRIPLAVPNIGEREAELVNEAVASGFVSSVGQFVTEFERKFADYVGAKHAVACASGTAALHIAMRLAGVGPGDLVAVSDFTFMASSNAASYQFAELLLVDSLAESWCMDVGSLRREIERRAAAGEKLPKAIEIVHILGQPADAVAARELADEYGIVLIEDAAEALGALWTEGPLEGRHVGTVGHMGAYSFNGNKIMTTGGGGMFTTDDPELAAKAKHLSTQARLPDRGYLHDEIGFNYRLTNIAAALGVAQLERLDGFVETKRKIAGRYADAFAGTEIQTPPSLPGQESTYWLYSVLVPASRGTGARDELQDFLAEVNIESRSLWRPLHMQPPLCDELSLGGSVGEDLFARGLSLPCSTDLTETDQDRVIKRVHEWLRLSGE, encoded by the coding sequence GTGACCCGTATCCCACTAGCCGTGCCCAACATCGGCGAGCGTGAAGCAGAACTTGTTAACGAAGCCGTCGCCAGCGGGTTTGTCTCTTCCGTGGGGCAGTTCGTCACCGAGTTCGAGAGGAAGTTTGCCGATTACGTCGGCGCCAAGCATGCGGTAGCCTGCGCTTCCGGAACAGCGGCACTGCACATTGCGATGCGCCTTGCCGGCGTAGGACCGGGGGACCTCGTTGCCGTCTCCGACTTCACCTTCATGGCGAGTTCCAATGCAGCATCCTACCAGTTTGCCGAACTGCTGCTGGTCGATTCGCTGGCTGAGTCGTGGTGCATGGATGTTGGGAGCCTGCGCCGGGAAATTGAGCGCAGGGCAGCGGCGGGGGAGAAGCTTCCCAAAGCCATTGAGATTGTGCACATCCTCGGGCAGCCAGCAGATGCCGTGGCGGCACGTGAACTTGCCGATGAATATGGCATCGTCCTGATCGAAGATGCCGCTGAGGCACTTGGCGCCTTGTGGACAGAGGGGCCGCTGGAAGGCCGCCACGTCGGGACGGTCGGCCACATGGGTGCCTACTCGTTCAACGGAAACAAGATCATGACCACCGGGGGCGGGGGAATGTTCACCACCGACGATCCGGAGCTCGCGGCGAAGGCGAAGCACCTCTCAACCCAGGCCCGGCTTCCGGATCGGGGCTACCTGCACGACGAAATCGGCTTCAACTACAGGCTGACAAACATCGCCGCAGCCCTCGGAGTGGCACAGCTGGAGCGGCTCGACGGCTTTGTGGAGACAAAGCGCAAAATCGCAGGCCGCTATGCAGACGCTTTCGCCGGCACTGAGATCCAAACGCCTCCAAGCCTTCCCGGCCAGGAATCCACCTACTGGCTGTACTCGGTACTCGTTCCGGCCTCGCGCGGAACTGGGGCGCGGGACGAACTGCAGGACTTCCTCGCCGAAGTTAACATCGAATCCCGGTCTCTGTGGCGGCCGCTGCACATGCAGCCGCCGCTGTGTGACGAGCTAAGCCTCGGCGGCAGCGTCGGCGAGGATCTCTTCGCCCGTGGCCTTTCGCTGCCCTGCTCGACCGACCTCACCGAGACCGATCAGGACCGCGTCATCAAGCGCGTACACGAATGGCTACGACTTAGCGGTGAGTAG
- a CDS encoding SDR family NAD(P)-dependent oxidoreductase, giving the protein MITLTQQNLTGKTVVVTGADGFIGSHVTQQLIAQGANVRALCVYNSNGSYGWLDDLSSEERDAVDLRLGDIRDAEFVSDLVAGSDVVLHLAALIAIPYSYEAPRSYVETNVVGTLNVLEGVRRHNVPRLVNTSTSEVYGTPKTVPITIENELRGQSPYSATKIAADKLCEAWASSFETPVVVLRPFNTYGPRQSARAVIPTVLQQMVAGAEKIHLGSLTPRRDFTFVTDTADGFLKAASADIPLEGQVIQLGTGYDVSIGELVEMARKVTGSTADIITQDERVRPEASEVMHLLSDPSQALAELGWAPQVSLEEGLRESAEWIKARGVDLSAAARYSR; this is encoded by the coding sequence GTGATCACCTTGACTCAGCAGAACCTTACGGGCAAGACGGTAGTTGTTACGGGAGCGGATGGCTTCATCGGAAGCCACGTCACCCAGCAGCTGATCGCCCAGGGTGCCAATGTGCGGGCACTGTGCGTTTACAACTCCAATGGGTCCTATGGCTGGCTCGATGACCTGAGCTCCGAGGAGCGGGACGCTGTGGATCTGCGGCTCGGCGATATCCGGGACGCCGAGTTCGTTTCCGACCTCGTTGCAGGCTCGGATGTTGTCCTCCATTTGGCGGCCCTCATTGCGATTCCGTACTCCTACGAGGCTCCGCGCTCCTACGTGGAAACGAACGTCGTGGGCACACTGAATGTCCTTGAAGGTGTGCGCCGGCACAATGTGCCGCGGCTCGTCAACACCTCGACGTCCGAGGTTTACGGCACGCCCAAGACCGTGCCGATCACCATCGAAAACGAGCTCCGTGGCCAGTCCCCGTACAGCGCAACGAAGATCGCGGCCGACAAGCTCTGCGAGGCATGGGCAAGCTCCTTCGAGACTCCCGTCGTGGTTCTGCGCCCGTTCAACACTTACGGACCCCGGCAGTCCGCGCGAGCCGTCATCCCCACCGTGCTGCAGCAGATGGTTGCCGGTGCCGAAAAGATCCACCTTGGTTCGCTGACACCGCGCCGTGACTTCACCTTTGTCACCGATACCGCCGACGGATTCCTGAAGGCAGCCAGCGCTGATATCCCGCTGGAGGGCCAGGTCATTCAGCTCGGCACCGGGTACGACGTCTCCATCGGTGAACTGGTTGAGATGGCCCGGAAGGTCACGGGTTCGACGGCGGACATCATCACCCAGGATGAGCGGGTCCGCCCGGAGGCCAGCGAAGTCATGCACCTGCTTTCGGACCCGTCGCAGGCGCTGGCCGAACTCGGCTGGGCCCCGCAGGTCAGCCTTGAAGAGGGCCTGCGCGAATCCGCTGAATGGATCAAGGCCCGCGGCGTCGATCTGTCCGCCGCAGCCCGATACTCCCGATAG
- a CDS encoding sugar phosphate nucleotidyltransferase — protein sequence MSIDGPLGNVCIGQDATVRQALETIDRGASAIALVTDESGKLQGVLTDGDIRRGLLKGAQLDGLVHEFANRAPHVVGPDATRASVLDLMRSLRISEVPVVDDAGRLVGLHTLNDIVGRTSLSNIAVIMAGGKGTRLGALTKDTPKPLMTVADRTIIEWIILGLVESGVTNIYVSVAYLAEKIMAHLGDGSRLGCTIKYLHEDPAKPLNTAGALGLLHHERPDISEPVLVTNADLMVRYSAAELLAFHAAKNASVTVAARPYTHQVPFGVLEIGEGRSISAVVEKPTIEFEISTGIYAVSPEALALVPYLEPFSMPELVQACIEQSRTVSAWPIESDWIDVGTPKDLATAKGQ from the coding sequence ATGAGTATTGACGGGCCCCTCGGCAACGTCTGTATCGGGCAGGACGCCACCGTTAGGCAGGCGTTGGAGACCATCGACCGCGGAGCTTCCGCGATTGCCCTGGTTACCGATGAGTCGGGGAAACTTCAGGGAGTACTTACCGATGGCGACATCCGCCGGGGGTTGCTGAAGGGAGCGCAGCTCGACGGTCTTGTCCACGAGTTCGCCAACCGGGCTCCGCATGTCGTTGGTCCAGATGCCACGCGCGCCTCGGTCCTGGACCTCATGCGCAGCCTGCGGATCAGTGAAGTTCCGGTGGTTGATGATGCCGGCCGGCTCGTGGGACTGCACACGCTCAACGACATTGTGGGACGGACATCGCTGAGCAACATCGCCGTCATTATGGCCGGCGGCAAGGGCACGCGCTTGGGTGCGCTGACGAAGGACACCCCGAAGCCGCTGATGACCGTTGCCGACCGGACCATTATCGAATGGATTATTCTTGGCCTTGTGGAGTCGGGCGTCACGAACATCTACGTTTCCGTGGCGTACCTGGCTGAGAAGATCATGGCCCACCTCGGCGACGGTTCCCGCCTTGGCTGCACCATTAAGTACCTGCACGAGGATCCGGCCAAGCCCCTCAACACCGCCGGTGCGCTGGGGTTGCTTCACCACGAGCGGCCTGACATCTCCGAGCCTGTGCTCGTCACGAACGCGGATCTTATGGTCCGCTACTCGGCGGCCGAACTTCTCGCCTTCCATGCCGCGAAGAACGCCAGCGTGACCGTTGCTGCCCGGCCGTATACCCATCAGGTGCCCTTCGGCGTCCTTGAAATCGGCGAGGGACGTTCGATTTCAGCAGTCGTTGAGAAGCCCACCATCGAATTCGAAATCAGCACAGGTATCTATGCCGTTTCGCCTGAGGCGCTGGCGCTGGTGCCATACCTTGAACCCTTTTCCATGCCGGAACTGGTCCAGGCCTGTATCGAACAGTCCAGGACAGTGTCCGCATGGCCGATCGAATCCGACTGGATCGACGTCGGAACACCTAAAGACCTAGCGACAGCGAAAGGCCAGTGA
- the neuC gene encoding UDP-N-acetylglucosamine 2-epimerase, with product MRVLGFVGTRADLFPIAPVLVRLAENPDVDLHVATAVGFPAGTATERLREAGLADGAYVHHDLQLYLDDASAAGQLALGPELSGSMADLLQQSQPDAVVVLGDRWELLYVVPPVVVAGVRLVHLHGGEVTEGALDERVRHAVTKLADQHCVSTAGAARRVAQLGESPERIHQTGAPGLDRFSTPDPLTDEEFRSEFGRPLVRPLLMVTYHPPTAEMDGNAGALARQVFDEAIAAGGTAILTYPGFDAGRDEIVAELEGIAAEGAAVVRESLGPLYPKVMATIDALVGNSSSGILEAATFSVPVVNVGDRQKGRECGANVIHCRDERSEIHASIEKALSAEFRELSRQVVNPYGDSHSSARIERVVVSSAQAQLTKAFIDISTGE from the coding sequence ATGAGGGTGCTGGGCTTCGTAGGGACGCGAGCCGATCTCTTCCCGATCGCGCCTGTCCTTGTCAGGCTGGCCGAGAATCCTGACGTGGACCTGCACGTTGCAACCGCGGTGGGGTTTCCTGCCGGGACGGCGACCGAGCGGCTTCGCGAAGCCGGACTCGCTGATGGCGCGTACGTGCACCACGACCTGCAGCTCTATCTGGACGACGCCTCGGCGGCTGGCCAGCTGGCCCTCGGCCCCGAACTGTCCGGCAGTATGGCGGACCTGCTCCAACAGAGTCAGCCAGACGCCGTCGTCGTTCTGGGGGACCGCTGGGAGCTGCTTTATGTCGTGCCGCCGGTCGTAGTGGCGGGTGTGCGGCTGGTGCACCTCCACGGCGGCGAAGTTACGGAGGGGGCTCTCGACGAACGCGTGCGGCACGCAGTAACCAAATTGGCGGACCAGCACTGCGTCAGCACAGCCGGCGCCGCACGGCGGGTTGCGCAACTGGGTGAGTCGCCCGAACGGATTCATCAGACCGGCGCCCCAGGGCTTGACCGCTTCAGCACGCCGGATCCCCTGACGGACGAGGAGTTCCGGTCTGAATTCGGCCGGCCCTTGGTCCGGCCCCTGCTGATGGTGACCTACCACCCGCCCACAGCTGAGATGGACGGGAACGCCGGTGCATTGGCACGGCAGGTGTTCGACGAGGCCATCGCCGCCGGCGGGACCGCCATTCTCACGTACCCGGGCTTCGACGCCGGACGCGATGAGATCGTTGCAGAACTTGAAGGGATTGCGGCCGAGGGAGCCGCCGTTGTGCGCGAGAGCCTTGGCCCGTTGTATCCAAAGGTCATGGCCACTATCGATGCCCTGGTGGGTAATTCCTCGTCGGGGATTCTTGAAGCTGCCACCTTTTCCGTTCCAGTGGTCAACGTTGGAGACCGGCAAAAAGGCCGCGAATGCGGCGCCAACGTCATCCACTGCCGCGACGAGCGTTCGGAGATCCACGCTAGTATTGAAAAGGCCTTGAGCGCGGAGTTTCGGGAATTGTCACGTCAGGTGGTCAATCCCTACGGGGACTCGCATTCGTCAGCTCGGATCGAACGCGTGGTGGTGAGCAGCGCTCAGGCGCAGTTGACCAAGGCCTTCATCGACATCAGCACTGGAGAATGA
- a CDS encoding N-acetylneuraminate synthase family protein, with the protein MTTESKAQHVTFGPHRIGAVEEVFIIAEAGVNHDGDVAVAHELIDMAADTGANAVKFQTFKPEALVTEAADTTPYQKKAGFAESQSEMLRRLTLPESAWVELRDHCSERGITFLSTPFDYDSARMLADIGVPGLKIGSGELTNTPYLAAIAEFGIPMIVSTGMGTREEVAAALEATAKAPATVLLHCVSAYPAPLDEANLLAIPSMRTEFGVEVGWSDHTPGSLTAIAATALGATLLEKHITTDKTRNGPDHSASLEKAEFEDYVRSVRGVSRALGDGHKRRMPSEEANAGLVRRSFHAVRDIAAGTVITAADIAILRPEGGLRPSAQVVGRPAGRDIKAGTPLVEQDLG; encoded by the coding sequence GTGACCACCGAATCCAAAGCCCAGCATGTAACGTTCGGTCCGCACCGCATCGGTGCTGTCGAGGAAGTTTTCATCATCGCCGAGGCCGGGGTGAACCATGACGGTGATGTGGCAGTCGCCCATGAGCTGATCGACATGGCGGCTGACACCGGGGCAAACGCCGTGAAGTTCCAGACGTTCAAGCCGGAAGCGCTGGTCACGGAAGCCGCGGACACCACGCCGTACCAAAAGAAGGCTGGATTTGCAGAGTCCCAGTCCGAGATGCTCAGGCGCCTGACACTGCCCGAGTCCGCGTGGGTTGAGTTGCGAGATCACTGTTCTGAACGGGGAATTACGTTCCTCTCGACACCCTTCGACTATGACAGCGCGCGGATGCTGGCGGACATCGGTGTCCCGGGACTCAAGATCGGTTCCGGCGAGCTGACCAACACCCCGTATCTCGCCGCTATCGCGGAATTTGGTATTCCGATGATCGTGTCGACGGGTATGGGAACACGTGAGGAAGTGGCGGCGGCCCTCGAAGCGACAGCCAAGGCGCCGGCCACGGTACTGCTCCACTGTGTTTCTGCCTACCCGGCACCCCTAGACGAGGCCAATCTGCTGGCCATTCCCTCCATGCGGACGGAGTTCGGAGTCGAGGTGGGCTGGTCGGACCACACGCCCGGATCCCTGACCGCCATCGCCGCCACCGCCCTGGGGGCGACGTTGCTGGAGAAGCACATCACCACTGATAAGACACGCAACGGTCCGGACCACTCTGCGTCACTGGAGAAGGCCGAGTTCGAGGACTACGTTCGCTCCGTCCGCGGCGTGTCCCGGGCTCTCGGTGACGGTCATAAGCGCCGAATGCCTAGCGAGGAAGCCAATGCCGGTCTGGTCCGGCGTTCCTTTCATGCTGTGAGGGACATTGCGGCAGGGACGGTCATCACCGCTGCGGACATAGCCATCCTGCGCCCCGAAGGCGGGCTCCGGCCCTCGGCCCAGGTCGTGGGCCGTCCCGCAGGGCGTGACATCAAGGCCGGAACCCCGTTGGTCGAACAGGACCTGGGCTGA
- a CDS encoding PglD-related sugar-binding protein has translation MGAWLIIGASGHARSLASIVNGRGDSVAAVADAGLADATHDSAEVHQHLRPFNNAAGRPPRYFSDDAEALGFAVENSLSIAVGIGDNGIRNRLADAIIADADLRHLAGPLVAASATVDPTASLGALSQVCEHAHVGPLADIGSAVIVNSGAIVEHDVGVGSGSHLAPGAVLLGASLVGNRVFVGSGARILPGCTVGGRSVIGAGAVVTRDLAGGATYIGVPARELSSKKGTTL, from the coding sequence GTGGGGGCCTGGCTCATCATAGGGGCCTCCGGGCACGCGCGCAGCCTAGCGTCCATCGTGAACGGACGCGGCGACTCGGTTGCAGCTGTTGCCGACGCTGGCCTCGCCGACGCGACCCACGATTCCGCCGAGGTCCACCAGCACCTCCGCCCCTTCAATAACGCAGCCGGACGGCCTCCGCGGTACTTCTCTGACGACGCCGAGGCATTGGGTTTTGCGGTGGAAAATTCACTGTCTATTGCAGTGGGCATTGGTGACAACGGAATCCGGAACCGCCTCGCGGATGCGATCATTGCAGATGCCGATCTGAGGCACCTCGCCGGCCCTCTTGTTGCGGCAAGTGCAACGGTGGATCCCACCGCCAGTTTGGGTGCCCTGTCGCAGGTTTGCGAGCACGCTCACGTAGGTCCGTTGGCAGACATAGGCTCGGCTGTCATCGTCAACTCAGGCGCCATTGTCGAACATGATGTAGGCGTGGGCTCCGGCTCGCATCTGGCTCCCGGTGCGGTTCTTTTGGGGGCATCCCTCGTGGGCAATAGAGTATTTGTTGGGTCGGGCGCCCGCATTCTTCCAGGCTGCACCGTAGGAGGACGGTCTGTAATCGGAGCGGGTGCCGTCGTAACGCGTGATCTCGCCGGGGGAGCAACCTACATTGGTGTTCCGGCCCGGGAATTGTCATCCAAGAAAGGCACAACCCTGTGA